A section of the Camelus dromedarius isolate mCamDro1 chromosome 14, mCamDro1.pat, whole genome shotgun sequence genome encodes:
- the NR0B2 gene encoding nuclear receptor subfamily 0 group B member 2 produces MSSSQPGTCPCQGAAGRPTILYALLSPSLRDQPSMPPARSRCLCRQHRPVQLCAPHRTCREALDVLAKTLAFLRNLPSFCQLLPQDRRQLLQGCWGPLFLLGLAQDTVTFEVAEVPVPSILKKILLEESSSGEGSGQLPDRPQPSLAAVQWLQCCLESFWSLELGPKEYAYLKGTILFNPDVPGLHASSHIGHLQQEAHQALWEVLEPWCPAGQSRLARVLLTASTLKSIPPSLLGDLFFRPVIGDVDIAGLLEDMLLLG; encoded by the exons ATGAGCTCCAGCCAGCCAGGGACCTGCCCGTGCCAAGGGGCTGCAGGCCGCCCAACGATTCTGTATGCACTTCTGAGCCCCAGCCTCAGGGACCAGCCCTCCATGCCCCCAGCCCGTAGCCGCTGCCTGTGCAGGCAGCACCGGCCTGTCCAGCTGTGTGCTCCCCATCGCACCTGCCGGGAGGCCTTGGATGTTCTGGCCAAGACGTTGGCCTTCCTCAGGAACCTGCCATCCTTCTGCCAGCTGCTCCCCCAGGATCGGCggcagctgctgcagggctgtTGGGGCCCCCTCTTTCTTCTTGGGTTGGCCCAAGACACTGTGACCTTCGAAGTGGCCGAGGTCCCAGTTCCCAGCATACTCAAGAAGATCCTGCTGGAGGAGTCCAGCAGCGGTGAAGGCAGTGGCCAGCTGCCTGATCGGCCCCAGCCCTCGCTGGCTGCAGTGCAGTGGCTTCAGTGCTGCCTGGAGTCCTTCTGGAGTCTGGAGCTGGGCCCCAAGGAATATGCCTACCTGAAAGGAACCATCCTCTTCAATCCTG ACGTGCCAGGCCTCCACGCCTCCTCCCACATTGGACACCTGCAGCAGGAGGCTCACCAGGCGCTGTGGGAGGTCCTGGAGCCATGGTGCCCAGCAGGCCAAAGCCGCTTGGCTCGTGTCCTTCTCACGGCCTCCACCCTCAAGTCCATTCCACCCAGCCTGCTTGGGGATCTCTTCTTTCGCCCTGTCATTGGAGATGTTGACATCGCTGGCCTCCTCGAGGACATGCTTTTGCTGGGCTGA